One segment of Lytechinus variegatus isolate NC3 chromosome 13, Lvar_3.0, whole genome shotgun sequence DNA contains the following:
- the LOC121426673 gene encoding uncharacterized protein LOC121426673, whose translation MGCTNSKVVPINFSPNGDVIDQPSTSYQRDETINAHDFLAYRLFFDIYFNPVEKERFLASTVLEDDEPVFDDDDDTVKQNQPSMSYPPGKVKKSYDILVIDHPSDENPSAHITPIKARPGGVAFEVANNFDPITDVADVKVSRGGVAFEITTDKSPVPSAESTEPSEMSLPSPPITTMSCTRHTKEGVAFEIDFGDNEEQKRQLQSLSKVTSRIAKEGWSERDVIKETDDVWVANKVLAMNDNAKRNEKRLASLRKAEEEFDLMTATMTERALDSFHYILVKETCTEHSLLRRAQFKAWQKKMMQ comes from the exons ATGGGATGTACAAATTCTAAA GTGGTACCCATCAATTTCTCTCCAAATGGTGACGTCATCGACCAGCCTTCAACATCCTATCAGAGAGACGAGACGATCAACGCACATGACTTCCTGGCCTATC GCCTTTTCTTTGACATTTATTTTAATCCGGTTGAAAAAGAACGATTCTTGGCAAGTACTGTTCTCGAAGATGACGAGCCCGTCtttgacgacgatgatgacacGGTAAAGCAAAATCAACCATCTATGTCATACCCACCAGGAAAAGTCAAGAAGAGCTATGACATCCTCGTCATTG atcATCCTTCAGATGAGAATCCTTCTGCTCACATTACTCCAATCAAGGCACGGCCTGGGGGTGTGGCTTTTGAGGTTGCAAATAACTTTGATCCAATCACAGATGTGGCAGACGTCAAAGTCAGCCGAGGGGGCGTGGCTTTTGAGATCACAACGGATAAATCTCCGGTTCCGTCTGCAGAGAGTACCGAACCATCAGAGATGTCTCTGCCTAGCCCACCAATCACAACCATGAGCTGCACACGGCACACCAAGGAAGGTGTGGCTTTTGAGATTGACTTCGGCGATAACGAAGAGCAGAAGCGACAACTGCAGTCTCTCAGCAAAGTGACATCACGAATTGCCAAGGAGGGATGGAGCGAGCGTGACGTCATCAAAGAAACTGATGACGTTTGGGTGGCCAACAAAGTTCTTGCAATGAAC GACAATGCAAAGAGGAACGAGAAACGGTTGGCTTCTCTAAGGAAGGCTGAGGAAGAGTTCGACCTGATGACAGCTACTATGACAGAGAGAGCCCTTGACAGCTTTCACTACATCCTGGTGAAAGAGACCTGCACAGAACACAGCCTTCTAAGGAGGGCCCAGTTCAAGGCTTGGCAGAAGAAGATGATGCAGTAG
- the LOC121426903 gene encoding uncharacterized protein LOC121426903 yields the protein MSTKALIIFAALIAVAMAFDFDDAEDDLAADVEFMKRDPFTQDLLLAEKRGRNMKKYKACANAPGCWCTRRKNRVVYCAGAGDGGAI from the exons ATGTCTACCAAGGCACTCATTATCTTTGCTGCATTGATCGCCGTTGCCATGGCCTTCGATTTCGACGATGCCGAAGACGATCTCGCCGCTGATGTCGAGTTTATGAAGAGAGACCCATTCACACAGGACCTTCTGTTGGCGGAGAAAAGGGGGAGGAATATGAAGAAATACAAAG CCTGTGCGAACGCCCCTGGCTGCTGGTGTACGAGGAGGAAAAACAGGGTTGTCTATTGTGCCG GTGCTGGTGACGGAGGCGCCATCTAA
- the LOC121426744 gene encoding protein FAM98A-like → MSRTPNYHMNPYSGGTPSRNSGFSPYQDQNRGSMGPPGGHRHGYFTPQQGEAPMIGGGIIPGQRYPSHNNSPFSTPSFQQSPYQPNAGSSPHESPNRGGGRGGYQRRDSRGWGRGRGGGGGRGGGVQFTPSGHQQFHNRKRFSGGSPYQRGQHGGNSSVIERYFKQSMLEDPWKNLVAKKASVSSS, encoded by the exons aTGTCAAGGACACCCAACTACCACATGAATCCATATTCCGGAGGTACACCGTCAAGAAATTCAGGATTCTCTCCTTACCAAGATCAAAATAGAGGTTCGATGGGCCCTCCTGGAGGACACAG GCATGGCTACTTCACTCCTCAACAAGGTGAGGCTCCCATGATTGGTGGAGGCATCATTCCAGGTCAGCGGTACCCCTCGCACAACAACTCCCCATTCTCTACCCCATCATTCCAGCAGTCGCCCTATCAGCCGAACGCGGGATCTTCTCCCCACGAATCGCCCAACAGGGGAGGAGGGAGAGGGGGCTACCAGAGGAGGGACTCCAGGGGGTGGGGAAGGGGGCGAGGAGGCGGCGGCGGACGAGGGGGCGGTGTCCAGTTTACGCCATCGGGTCATCAGCAGTTTCACAACAGGAAAAGATTCTCG GGTGGAAGTCCATACCAGAGAGGTCAGCATGGTGGCAACTCATCAGTCATAGAGCGTTACTTCAAGCAATCCATGTTAGAAGATCCGTGGAAGAACCTTGTGGCCAAGAAGGCATCTGTATCATCATCATAG